The following nucleotide sequence is from Hevea brasiliensis isolate MT/VB/25A 57/8 chromosome 7, ASM3005281v1, whole genome shotgun sequence.
AATTCAAGGTTTAAGTTACAAAGCAATTGGTTTGCTAACTTTTACTGCCGTTTTATACCTTTATTCTTTTACCATTTGGTTTCTTGGAGGGGTTTGTTGAGAGAGTGATTACTGTGGTATGATCCTGTCTGTCTATATCTTAGACTACAAAACTGTGTATGGCAAGTTAGCTTGTAAACATAATGTTCAAATTTAAAATAGCAATACTCTTGTTGATGGATTAATGGCCTTTCATATCAATAtcgttcttctttttcattttggcTCTGCCATTGCATATGGATAAACATTAGTTGCATTCTTATGCTAGTCATGCCAAAATATTAAGTAAAGTCTCAGCAGACCCTGATTTCCTGCTTTCGCTTCGGTGTTGGCTTTCTATTCGATAATCTCTTCATACCTGGTAAGTAGTGGCAACGGGGCAGCTAAAATTGCTGAGGAGGGCTTGATACTTCCCCCAACTAAAAACTTCAAGGCTAGTGAATTCCCACTTGTGTGTCTCATTTATCCCATGTCCCAACATTTTCTACCTAGTGTGAGCCTGTTATGATGACAAGGATTGAGAGCAGTTAGCGAGCTGAGCTGATAGGAATCTGAGAATTGAATTGTATAAATAATGCGGGCATTGTAATTAATACAATCATCTATGTAATAGGACAGTAAGTGTTTTCTCTTTTCTgcctctctctctccttcttctctACTCTGTTCTTCCCTCTGTTCCTCTTtccttccatttttttctttttcatttctgaAGCTTTGGGACAGTTCAGAAGCTTGCTACATAACACAGCCTTGTCTATATCCAACTCATCTCCACGAACCAAAGGCTTTTTTTCTTAGAGTATTTACGATGTCAGCAAGAGTACAGTACCTTCCTCCAAGAAGACCGTTATTTATTTATGGAACCTGCTTATGTTAGTTGTTACTGCTCATATCTCCGAGTTTGTGGCTATTGTTTCTCCAAGAGCCAAGAATGTTACTGCTCTTTCGAGGACTCGTCTTACTGTTGTATCTGACAGCACTTGTTAGGAACGGGGAAAGCTCAAAATGTTGCAAATTAAATTACACACAATCATAATATAGAGAAAAAggaaggacgcaaaattaaaatTCACGATAATAAAGTTTGTTTGAAAGTAAGACATGGACAAAAGTTTTActgtgataaaaaaataaattgtcgAAAttttcaaatcttaatcttagtaGATTTTTTTTCAAAACTCACTCTGCTACGTTAAGTAAAATTtgcaatatttatattaattaatattataggaCTTGTTGCTTTTGACATATCCAATAACAAAATTTGCCTTGCAAGAATTCTTCTTGGCATGTTCAGCAACTCTAGAGTTACGACACTAACATCTTCAAGACATGCTTTTCCTTCTTGTTGTATTATTAGGGTGAGACTACTGGAACTTTGTGTCCGCATAGAAATGATTCTGCTTTCGTGGATTACAAAAATGAAGACGCCAGATTTTGACATTTTATCCACAAGTATGGATTCTTGTTCGGCATAGCTACCCTTCTTTGGCCTTGTGCTTGGgggaaaataaagaaagaaagaggtACCCTACGTCTCATGGTTGCTGAACTGGCCGAAAAAGTAGACCATTCCTTTTGGTCCTTTGGACCAATGTATATTCATTGCTTAAAGAAGCACTTGCCTGCCTACGGctgcttattttatttattatgttttgatTCTTTGACTCTTGCAGTCATCGTGGGTCCTCTTGCAAGGCCAAAAGAGGGTAGGAGACTCCACCCTTTTCAGTTGGTCTGGTGTGCCATAAATGTGCTTACAAGCACCTTTCCTACAAAACAATGTGCAGACAAATCCACTGGTTTTCCTCAATGTCCTATCAACGAAATTTCGCAAATTTGGATAAGCAGCGGCTACGCAGACACAGCCAAACTTCTTTCCAGCTATTTGGGGTATACCAAATGCACAAGTCCTGTCTTTTTAACATTAAAACTTTGATTATTGTCTTTGAACCGAAATTGCGGGCAACTTTATCTTCTGGGTCTTggtctttttttattttattttattttttattctttcaaAAAGGATTTATGGCACGAATTCCTTCAATTATTTGCTGATATTGATTGATTGCTTGGTGATTGATTCTATAAAATCTTGAGGCTTGCAGTGGTTTTCGGTCTAAATCTAAATGCACGTTGGACCAATAAACTATAGTAATTGCATAAGAATTTGGTTTAATTCTACATAAATTTTACACTCTACTCTGCAGCCAATGAATTCTTGAATGGTTGCTTTCTAGAATGGTTGCTTGTATATGGTAATATGAATGTTGAATTATTGCTAAGATACATAGATGAACACTTTTCTTTACACAGATTAGTATTCATAGGAGCCCAATACACCATATGGAAAACAAGACCCCACAAAAGCATCAAACATCCCATAAAACTTAAAAATGATTTGGTTACCCATTCCACTAAGACCTAAGCAGCTTAAGCAACATTCTTGCCTTTGTTTTGGTCCTACCGCTGCACTGGCTCTGCAATAGCAGCAGCAGCTGGGTCAAAACTCCTGCACAGATTGCTTCTTCTCTTGCCTGTAAAGAATCACTACATATTACCATTAGTGACCTCACTGCACTTTCACTTCCTTCATGATCTGATACCCTGAAAACCATCTTAACTAGAGCACTAACACCATTAGGGTTATTTATCACAGCCTCTTTTGCACTCTCTAGTCCTAGAAGGATCTCAATTGTTGCTAGTGCTTTTGGTGCCAAGTTTCTTTCACGTCTTTCTGCATTTGAAATGTATATTAAGAGTCCATTTATAACACCTTCTCGAACCAATTTCTCTCTGTTTGATTCCAAGGAGCATAATGCATATATGGCTTTGATTCCAGCCTCAGATGCCCTGCAAGCCTGTTGAACAAGAAGAACTAGCCCGTGGAGGAGTTGGCGATTTTCGCCAAGCATCGAACAGAGTTCTATTGTTTCCAAAGATGAGGATATTGCTTCTATAAGATGACATAAACTCACCTTGGCAATGCCAGTTCCTTGCTCAAGCAAAATCTTGAAGGATTCCAGCTTGGTTTCTTTTTTTAGCATGTTTAAGGACTCGTATTCACCCACAGACAGCAATTTTAAAACGCAAGAAAGTGCTTTCTCTGAAAATTTGATGCTTTCTTGGGATAGTTTGGATTCTACTTGTCCAAAAACTAGTTCCAACAACAAAGGCAAGAAGCCTAATTGCAGCAAAtaagaatttctctgagttgattcTTCTGATAGAGCTTGGATTCTTTCAAGTGCTTGAAACTTCATCTCCAAGGTAGCCTCATGAGATACAAGATTGTGTTTAAGTGAAGATAAATAATCGATGTTTGTCAAGTAATCAGGATCGAATTGAGGACCCCTCTGGAGCCACTCATCGATCAAATTGCGAAGAGTGTGATTAGGAACCATAGACAGATCATGAAGCTTCTGCATTGTGACAGGGCATGTGAGATTACCTGCAGCAAGCCATTTTTCTATGCTTGATCTATCATAGGTTTGCCCTGTACATAGAGTCACTGGATCTTTGAACAAGTCTAGACTAATTGGGCAAATGAACAAGTGGGGTATACTCATTTGAGCTTCTTTCATGGAAGAAAGCCACAGACTcaagaaaacaaaaaagaaaaaagggatATTGGTGGTGAATTTTTGATGGTATTGGCTGAAAGTTCAGTATCTAAGAAGTGGATGCTAAAGACATTCACCACTAAAAGTGCACAGGCAAGGGGAGAAGATAGTTGTAATATACAAATACAATGCAAGATTTATGGGTATTAGAAGACAAACCTTAAAGAACACTCATGACTCATGAATTAAACAATGGAAAGGAATTATGGTGGAAGAGgacctttttctttttgttttttttcccAATTCAGATTCTTGATGCCACAGCAGAAATGGCATGCATTGAAATATGGAAATGAGTTAATAAACATGGCATAGAAAGAAAAACACAGAAAGAGCAATAGAAtcaaaggaatgaaagtgatggAAAAAATTAAAAGGGTTAGCACTTGGTACTAGTAGAAGTAGCACCTCCTCCACTTCCTGCTGCCAGAAGCAGCCAAGCCAGGATTTAAGAGAGAGAGTTTTTGTGTGTTCTGTGAGCTTTACACTAACAGAGGGGCAAAAGTGCAATCTTACTTGGAGGAATCAGAAGAGAACAGCAGCATACAAACACTGGAGAGAGCCAAAGATGGGCCTTAGTGAAATAGTAAGAGATTGCAACTAATAATAAAGAATAGTTATAGGAAAATGGTCCCCCACCCAACTTTCCCTTCCTCATCTGCTCATCCCTTTTCatcattatttttaaaatcaaaccgCTTACTGAATTATTGATATAATTTTAGGTTTAATCCATCAGCCTCAATCCTGAAAATAAtgctttttattattgttttctaTTGTACCTATCAATGCAGTCAAACTGACCCacctaaagaaaaaaataataattattaatgtcTTTGAACTTTGAATCACTCCACATCCACCCCCACATTACACATTACTTGAAATATTGGAAGATGATGCTGGTCATCACATTCACAGGATTCATGAGAATAACAATATTATGGGAAAACAGTAGATGGAATGGAGGGAAtcaccaaattaaaaaaaaaaaacacttttttctcattttatttCCTTaccttattttaattgaaaaattaaattaaattaaatcaatttataataaaaataatagataaAATGGAGGGAATCACTAAATTAAAAagcctttttttttataaaatatataaagatttcatttattaaatttaaatattataaattttctaaaagccaaacTGAAAACAGACTGTCGTAatacaataattttaattaaaatattgatCAAATTGATATATGAAAAAGCAGTAAATGGAATGGAGAGAAtcactaaataaaaaaaattaaaaaaataaaaaatcttttTTTGTCCATCTTGTTTCTATGCCCTAGATGTCATTTCATCCATGGCAAAAGATTAGTTTATGGCCTCCATATTATTTTGTTCTTCTGTTCTTGTTAATGGGACATCACTATACTTGGCTTTCAATTGCATGCAGGTCTTAATCCCAATTTACATCTATTGTCACATTGCAAGTGCTGCCTCTGTGATGTTatcattataattttatttttcaattttaaatggATTGAAATTTAGTTATATAAGATAATTGTAAAtcagattattttagtatggggGTGTTTGATCATTTTTAAAAAcataaattcttaaattttacatttaataaataaaataataataataataaattataaatcaaatcaaattgctaATCAATTCCAAATTTCTCAAGTCAATCGActataatttagtttaattttcgAAACATGAATGTGTTTtagatatattaaaattttgaaatttaaaaatgaattatatttttatttttaaattaatatatattacatAAATATCTTAAATTAGCTAaaacattataatttattaattaatgtaAGAATTAAAATCATTCATTCTTAAGTCAGTATTTGTGCACTTAGAATAAGTCCTTTAGCCAGACAATTTTAAGGATCTACTCCTAAATATCAATCTATtacattcaaaataaataattttaaaataaaatataattaaattttaattaataaaaaaataaattttatttttattaattaaaataatttattaatttttttttctttaaattttatatgagttGGCAAACATCATTTCCAGCACTATTTTGGTGATGAATGCAGGGAAATTCTAAAGTAGGCACAACTTTTCAAGCAAAGTTCTTCAAATTTCTAAAAGTTAGGAGTGCATGTTCAACCATTGATCATGCCACTTTTTGTAATCCTAACCAGTTAGATAGAAAAGGCTTAGATGTTCTCCATTTAATTAATCTTCTTActctattaaaatattattatctaCCTTAACTttttgaataatttaaaatatatcatTTAGCTAATAGATTTAGATTTTGAATTTTTatctctttgatttttttttaaatatgattttaattagtaataattttaataattattttaattttctagaaaatatgaacaaataaataTATTGCACTAACATTTTCtcacaatttaaatttaatatatatttttaatatatttaaaatagtatttgttaaaaaattaattttttaatttgtcaATATATAACAATTTCATGGTGTTGGATTAAAAATTAAGATAAGTGATGTAATTATAAGTTAAAATAATATATCATTCGTTTGTAAATAATAGTCATATTTAAAGTTTTGAtggtaattaataaaataattaaataattttattttcataaaaaaattataaataatttatttaatttttttaaaaaaataaaaaaataaatattaacatAATAAACAGTTGATTTAATTAGACAGGAGgtgataatattaattataaaaaagtatataaatatttattttattttataaaaataaatgataaaattaaaaaaataattaatttttttaatttttttaatataataaataatttaaaataaaataaaaattaaatgtcgctattatttataaataaaaagagtATATATTTTTGTAGAAAAATGAATTTTTCCAAGTGCAATATAAATGCAGCCATGTGATGGTtcaaaagaaaaggaagaaaaatccAAAACAAACAGGAGAATCCTTCTAGTGGCTCTGACTTTTTGACTTCCAGGAATTTATATTCTATGTTATTACAAAAGCATCCTTTTCAGTCAATTTATACCAGCTGTTGGGGTCCACATTTACTCTTTCAAAATTAACCCtaatatctttatttttttattacttgaaGCATATTTAAAATATCATTTTTATTTAactcaataaaattaatttaattaataaaaatgaaacatCTTTATAATTGATCAggatttaacttaaaattaattatttttaaatacaaCAAATTTATATGAAAGAAAACTTAATTTTAGTACAATAAATTTGACTTCAATAACCATAAGTGAAATTAATCTGATCATAAGTTAGGTTAACATTGAATTGTATCACTTGATGATGCAATCTAATCTATTGAAATCATAAAACTTGATAGAATATTATATACTAAAACCATATGCAATTGAATAAATCATCATATTAAAATAGATTAATTTTTTCTTAGAGACTGCAACAattattaattagtttaataatttaattgaaattctcAGCCACTAAAGATTTAATTTAGGCTccatttattttgaaaaaaatttcatgaaaatattttttttttattgaaatcttAAACTAATATAATGTATATATAAGTGTTTTTacattttaatgaaattattaaagcctaaaaaatagaaaatgacttgttttttttttaattatgaaaatatttttctt
It contains:
- the LOC110644275 gene encoding U-box domain-containing protein 26-like — its product is MKEAQMSIPHLFICPISLDLFKDPVTLCTGQTYDRSSIEKWLAAGNLTCPVTMQKLHDLSMVPNHTLRNLIDEWLQRGPQFDPDYLTNIDYLSSLKHNLVSHEATLEMKFQALERIQALSEESTQRNSYLLQLGFLPLLLELVFGQVESKLSQESIKFSEKALSCVLKLLSVGEYESLNMLKKETKLESFKILLEQGTGIAKVSLCHLIEAISSSLETIELCSMLGENRQLLHGLVLLVQQACRASEAGIKAIYALCSLESNREKLVREGVINGLLIYISNAERRERNLAPKALATIEILLGLESAKEAVINNPNGVSALVKMVFRVSDHEGSESAVRSLMVICSDSLQAREEAICAGVLTQLLLLLQSQCSGRTKTKARMLLKLLRS